From Pseudonocardia autotrophica, one genomic window encodes:
- a CDS encoding LLM class F420-dependent oxidoreductase: MTVSPGRYGVWRHATGLTPGLAREIESLGFGAVWIGGSPPGDLQLAEDLLDATGSLVVATGIVNMWTTPADEVAPSYHRIAAKHPDRFLLGVGIGHPEATGDYTRPYATIVEYLDRLDELAVPAAGRALAALGPKVLDLSRDRTAGAHPYLTTPEHTRSARERLGDDVLLAPEHKVVLDTDPGSARALGRPAVHRPYLGLRNYRANLLRLGWTEAELDDGGSDALIDALVAHGTPEQVAARLDEHLAAGADHVCAQLITPGMTAPEPGLRRLASALGIG; encoded by the coding sequence ATGACTGTCTCTCCCGGCCGGTACGGCGTATGGCGGCACGCGACGGGTCTCACCCCGGGGCTCGCCCGTGAGATCGAGTCCCTCGGGTTCGGCGCGGTGTGGATCGGCGGCTCCCCGCCGGGGGACCTGCAGCTCGCCGAGGATCTGCTGGACGCCACCGGATCGCTGGTGGTCGCGACCGGGATCGTGAACATGTGGACGACGCCCGCGGACGAGGTCGCGCCGTCGTACCACCGGATCGCGGCGAAGCACCCCGACCGGTTCCTGCTCGGCGTCGGGATCGGGCATCCGGAGGCCACCGGCGACTACACCCGCCCGTACGCGACGATCGTCGAGTACCTGGACCGGCTCGACGAGCTGGCGGTCCCGGCCGCCGGTCGCGCGCTCGCCGCGCTCGGCCCGAAGGTGCTCGACCTGTCCCGGGACCGGACCGCGGGCGCCCACCCCTATCTGACGACGCCCGAGCACACCCGGTCCGCGCGGGAGCGGCTCGGCGACGACGTGCTGCTGGCCCCGGAGCACAAGGTCGTCCTGGACACCGATCCCGGATCGGCCCGGGCACTCGGCAGGCCCGCGGTCCACCGGCCGTACCTGGGCCTGCGGAACTACCGGGCGAACCTGCTCCGGCTCGGCTGGACCGAGGCCGAACTGGACGACGGCGGCAGCGACGCCCTGATCGACGCGCTGGTCGCGCACGGAACCCCCGAGCAGGTCGCGGCCCGGCTGGACGAGCACCTCGCCGCCGGGGCCGACCACGTCTGCGCGCAGCTGATCACCCCCGGGATGACGGCCCCGGAGCCGGGCCTGCGACGGCTCGCGTCGGCACTCGGGATCGGCTGA
- the serS gene encoding serine--tRNA ligase: protein MIDLKAARQDPDRFRAALSRRGASADFDALLAVDVRWRELTDHVGGLRAAQKQRPKGKPTPEQVEQFKKEKEELRAAEEDLTASDAERTALLARIPNLPDPTAADGMAEEDAVTVRTWGEPPSFDFEPRDHLDLASSTGRVDMARGARLSGSRFAYRFGDVARLEMALFRFVLDKIVGEGFVPVLGPVLANERAMYGTGFLPTEESNLYRLERDDLYLTGTSEVALAGIHMDEILDLGDLPARYVAFSTNFRREAGAAGKDTKGMFRVHQFDKVEMFVYCLPEQSQDVHEQLLAYEESIVQELGLPYRVQNISVGDLGNPAAKKYDIEAWFPVQQRYREITSCSNTTDYQARRLNTRFRREAGAPTETLHTLNGTGATARAMLAVMENFQDANGTVAVPEVLQRHGAPATVGTPPAG from the coding sequence GTGATCGACCTGAAGGCGGCCCGACAGGACCCGGACCGGTTCCGCGCGGCACTGTCCCGTCGCGGCGCGTCCGCGGACTTCGATGCCCTCCTCGCGGTCGACGTCCGCTGGCGGGAGTTGACCGACCACGTCGGTGGCCTGCGCGCGGCGCAGAAGCAGCGGCCGAAGGGCAAGCCCACCCCTGAGCAGGTCGAGCAGTTCAAGAAGGAGAAGGAGGAGCTGCGCGCGGCGGAGGAGGACCTCACCGCGTCCGACGCCGAGCGCACCGCGCTGCTCGCCCGGATCCCGAACCTGCCGGACCCGACGGCCGCCGACGGGATGGCCGAGGAGGACGCGGTCACCGTCCGCACCTGGGGCGAGCCGCCGTCGTTCGACTTCGAGCCGCGCGACCACCTCGACCTGGCCTCGTCGACCGGCCGGGTCGACATGGCCCGCGGCGCCCGGCTGTCGGGCTCGCGGTTCGCCTACCGGTTCGGCGATGTCGCCCGGCTGGAGATGGCGCTGTTCCGGTTCGTCCTCGACAAGATCGTCGGCGAGGGCTTCGTGCCGGTGCTCGGGCCGGTCCTCGCGAACGAGCGGGCGATGTACGGCACCGGGTTCCTGCCCACCGAGGAGTCGAACCTCTACCGGCTCGAGCGCGACGACCTCTATCTCACCGGCACCTCCGAGGTGGCGCTGGCCGGGATCCACATGGACGAGATCCTCGACCTCGGCGACCTGCCCGCCCGCTACGTCGCGTTCTCGACGAACTTCCGGCGTGAGGCCGGCGCCGCGGGCAAGGACACCAAGGGCATGTTCCGGGTCCACCAGTTCGACAAGGTCGAGATGTTCGTCTACTGCCTGCCCGAACAGTCCCAGGACGTGCACGAGCAGCTCCTCGCGTACGAGGAGTCGATCGTGCAGGAACTGGGCCTGCCCTACCGGGTGCAGAACATCTCGGTCGGCGACCTCGGCAACCCGGCCGCCAAGAAGTACGACATCGAGGCCTGGTTCCCGGTGCAGCAGCGCTACCGGGAGATCACCTCCTGTTCGAACACCACCGACTACCAGGCACGACGGCTGAACACCCGGTTCCGCCGCGAGGCCGGTGCGCCGACCGAGACGCTGCACACCCTGAACGGCACCGGGGCCACCGCCCGGGCGATGCTCGCGGTCATGGAGAACTTCCAGGACGCGAACGGCACCGT